The genome window TGCTTTGGGTCCGTAACTTTTTCTGGGATGGACGGGCCAGGAGTCTGGAAGACCAGGCACTAATTCCCCTGTCGCATCCCGACGAAATGGGCCAGCCGGCGGTAGTAGCCGCCCGAAAACTGCAACAAATGGCTTTGTACCCGCCCCTCTTCAAGCAGGTTTTTGGTTCCGATATCATCACGCCAGAAAGAATGATTAGAGCCATTGCTCAGTTTGAGCGCACGCTTATTTCCGCCAATTCGCCCTACGATGCTTACTTACGGGGCCAGTACGTTTTATCGGAAGCCGAAAGTCGGGGTTTGAAGTTATTCACGACGGCTCCAGCCATGGAACGCCAAGTTCGGGGTGGTAACTGTGCGCATTGCCACGGAGGACCTAAACTTTATCAGGAAGTTTTTCACAACAATGGCTTAGATCGTATCCCTAAGGATCCAGGTCGCCGGGAAATTACGGGTATGGAACAAGACCAGGGCCGTTTCCGCGTTCCGACACTTCGCAACATTACGTTGACGGCCCCTTACATGCACGACGGCCGCTTTGCCAGCCTGGAAGAGGTTCTGGATCATTACAGTGATCATATTCAGGCTTCGTCTACGCTTA of Tellurirhabdus bombi contains these proteins:
- a CDS encoding cytochrome-c peroxidase → MRQLRWLLGSFTGIGAMALLAWSPAREILHLPKNPRTSQLEPYPFIYPAAFGNRFTIPDNNPLTKQGVYLGRLLFYETRLSSTNKISCGSCHQQHRAFTDGLPFSTGVSGRPTRRNSMSLANLLWVRNFFWDGRARSLEDQALIPLSHPDEMGQPAVVAARKLQQMALYPPLFKQVFGSDIITPERMIRAIAQFERTLISANSPYDAYLRGQYVLSEAESRGLKLFTTAPAMERQVRGGNCAHCHGGPKLYQEVFHNNGLDRIPKDPGRREITGMEQDQGRFRVPTLRNITLTAPYMHDGRFASLEEVLDHYSDHIQASSTLSPELMPTDVSRNQMTPQEKQDLIAFLHLFTDQGFITNPAFSDPHLTHLSTQKSSLPPQKSQSSPRTP